ACCACCAGCGCGCCGTCGTCCAGCACGAAGAACTCCACGCACAGCACGCCGACGTAGGTCAGTCCGTCTGCTATCGATTTCGCAGCAACAACCGCTTGTTTTGCCACGGCATCGGGCACATTTCCTTCATGCACCTCGGTCACGGCCAGGATGCCGTCGCGGTGCAGGTTGCGCTGCACCGGCAGGTGCACGCAGGCGCCGTCCCGGCCGCGGGCCACGATCACCGAGCACTCGAAGGCCAGCGGCAGGCGCTGTTCGAGCACGCAGGCCACGCCGCCCATGCCGTTCCAGGCGGCAGCGAGTTCGGCGGGCGTGCCCACGCGGGACTGGCCCTTGCCGTCGTAGCCGAGCCGCGCGGTCTTGAGGATGCCCGGCAGCAGCCCGGCAGGGACGGCTTCGAGCTGGCCCGCCGTCTCGATCACGGCATAGGGCGCGCAGGGCACGCCGCAGCGCACGAAATGGGCTTTTTCCTGGGCCCGGTCCTGCGCGATGGCCACGGCGTCGGCGGCCGGCGCCACGGGGCGCTCGGCACCCAGCATGCGCAGCGCCTGCGCGGGCACGTTCTCGAATTCGGTGGTGACGGCGTCCGACAGCGCGGCCAGCCGGGCAAGACCGTCCGGATCTTCGTAGGCCGTCTGCACGTGGTGGTGGCTGATGCGGCCGGCGGGGCTGTCGGCGTCCGGGTCGAGCACCGCCGTGAAATAGCCCATGGCCTGCGCGGCGTGCGCGAACATGCGGCCCAACTGGCCGCCGCCCAGCACGCCGAGCGTGGCCCCGGGCAGCAGCGGGCGCTGCGTGTCGTCGGGCGCGCTCATGCGGCCGCCGGCGGAAGCGCCATTGCGCGCGCCGCTTCGGTCTGCTCGCGGCGGAAGGCCTCCAGACGCCCGCGCAGTGCCGGGTGTTCGTTGGCCAGCAGGGCGACGGCGAAGAGCGCCGCGTTGGCCGCGCCGGCCGTGCCGATCGCGAAGGTGGCCACGGGAATGCCCTTGGGCATCTGCACGATGCTGTGCAGCGAATCGACGCCCTGCAGGTGGCGGCTGGCCACCGGCACGCCGAGCACCGGCACGGGGGTCTTGGCCGCGAGCATGCCCGGCAGGTGGGCCGCGCCGCCGGCCCCCGCGATGATCGCCTTCAGGCCACGCTGTGCGGCGGACTCGGCATACGCGAACATGTCGTCGGGCATGCGGTGGGCCGAGACCACGCGCGCTTCGTGGGCGATGTCGAATTGCTGGAGAATCTGCACTGCGTGCTGCATGGTCTCCCAGTCGCTGCTGGAGCCCATGACCACACCGATCTGGATGGGTTTCATGTGGAGTTGGGGCGCGCGCGCCATGCACGCCCGCCGAAGTGGAACCCGCGATTTTACTTTTGGCGCGCCGCCCGGTGCGCCTTCGCCCCCCTGGACACCAATGATCGACGTCACCGTAGAGAATTTCGAAGCCGAAGTCATCGCCGCCTCCATGGAAGTCCCCGTGCTGGTGGACTTCTGGGCCCCGTGGTGCGGCCCGTGCAAATCGCTCGGCCCCATCCTGGAAAAGCTGGAGACCGAGTACGCGGGCCGCTTCAAGCTCGTGAAGATCGATTCCGACCAGGAGCAGCAGATCGCCGCGATGTTCGGCATCCGCAGCATTCCCACCTGCGTGCTTTTGATGAACGGCCAGCCGGTGGACGGCTTCATGGGCGCGCAGCCCGAGGGGCAGGTCCGGGCCTTCCTCGACAAGCACGTGCCGAGCGCCGAGGAAGCGCTGGCCGAGGCCGAGGAAGAGGCCGCGCAGGAGGCGCTCGAGGACGGCGACACCGACACGGCCCTCGAGAAGCTGCAGCACGCGGTGGCCACCGACCCGGCCAACGACGATGCGCGCTTCGACTACGTCAAGCTGCTGCTCCAGCTCGGCCGCGTGGACGATGCCAAGGTCGCCTTCGCTCCGGTCATCGCCAAGGCCGCCACGTCGCGCAAGCTTGGGGCCCTCAAGGCCTGGATGGATGCTATTGATTTTGTAGCAAAAGATTCAATGGATCCGGCGACATCAGAGGGGTTTGATGCCAGGATCGCGGCCAACAAGCGCGATTTCGATGCGCGCTTCGGACGCGCCCGCTGGCTCATCGCCCACCAGCGCTGGACGGATGCCATGGACGAGCTGCTCGAAATCCTCATGCGCGACAAGGCCTGGAACGATGAAGCCGCGCGCAAGACCTACGTGGCCGTGCTCGAAGTCATCGAGCCGCCCCGGATCAAGGTCGCCGAAGGCCAGATCCCGCCCGAAGACCCCGTCGTGGCCACCTACCGGCGGCGCCTCTCCAGCGTGGTGCTGAGCTGATGTGACCCTCGCGATGCGCATGGCGCAGGCCCCCGCGCCGGCTCCGGGCGGCGGCACGGGAGGGAACACCGGGCGGGCAAGGGGCCTTCGCCGTGGCCTGCCGTGGCTGGCTGGTGTGCTGGCCGTGGGCCTGGCGGGCTGCGCGGGGTTGCCGCCGCCGCCGGATGCGGTGGTCACCGGCACCGCTTTCTCCCGGCTGCGCTTTCAACTGCCCCCGGGCGGGACGTTCGAGGCGGTCCTGCTCGACGTGTCCGATGCCGAAGCGCCGCCCACCGTGGTGGGCCGGCAGATCGTCGATCCGTTCGAGCGCCTGCCGGTCGATCTGCGCATTCCCTACCGTGCCGCGCAGGTGCGGCCCGACCGGCGCTACGTGGTGCGGGCGCAGGTGTCCTTGAACGGCGTCGCCTGGATGTCCAGCGACGGCGTGCACCCGCTGCAGCGCGATCCGGCCTACCGGCGGGTCGATGTGTCCCTGCAGCCGCTGCCGCACAACGCCGCTACCGCACAGGCGGCCGTGCCGCTCGCGCAGACCTACTGGAAGCTGGTCGAAATCGATGGACTGGCCATGCCGCCCACGCCGGCCGGCCGGACGGATGCGCATCTGGTGCTGCTGCCGGAAGAGGGCCGCGTGGCGGGCTCCGGGGGGTGCAACCGTTTCGTGGGGGCCTACGAAGTGGCGGGGG
The DNA window shown above is from Acidovorax sp. NCPPB 4044 and carries:
- a CDS encoding META domain-containing protein, with the translated sequence MTLAMRMAQAPAPAPGGGTGGNTGRARGLRRGLPWLAGVLAVGLAGCAGLPPPPDAVVTGTAFSRLRFQLPPGGTFEAVLLDVSDAEAPPTVVGRQIVDPFERLPVDLRIPYRAAQVRPDRRYVVRAQVSLNGVAWMSSDGVHPLQRDPAYRRVDVSLQPLPHNAATAQAAVPLAQTYWKLVEIDGLAMPPTPAGRTDAHLVLLPEEGRVAGSGGCNRFVGAYEVAGEGLRVGAIESGLQLCLDTGLAEGLFLEALRAAQRYRIEGRELMLFGRGAHDDRALLRFEAPEPHSAAR
- the trxA gene encoding thioredoxin: MIDVTVENFEAEVIAASMEVPVLVDFWAPWCGPCKSLGPILEKLETEYAGRFKLVKIDSDQEQQIAAMFGIRSIPTCVLLMNGQPVDGFMGAQPEGQVRAFLDKHVPSAEEALAEAEEEAAQEALEDGDTDTALEKLQHAVATDPANDDARFDYVKLLLQLGRVDDAKVAFAPVIAKAATSRKLGALKAWMDAIDFVAKDSMDPATSEGFDARIAANKRDFDARFGRARWLIAHQRWTDAMDELLEILMRDKAWNDEAARKTYVAVLEVIEPPRIKVAEGQIPPEDPVVATYRRRLSSVVLS
- the purE gene encoding 5-(carboxyamino)imidazole ribonucleotide mutase; this translates as MKPIQIGVVMGSSSDWETMQHAVQILQQFDIAHEARVVSAHRMPDDMFAYAESAAQRGLKAIIAGAGGAAHLPGMLAAKTPVPVLGVPVASRHLQGVDSLHSIVQMPKGIPVATFAIGTAGAANAALFAVALLANEHPALRGRLEAFRREQTEAARAMALPPAAA
- a CDS encoding 5-(carboxyamino)imidazole ribonucleotide synthase, with product MSAPDDTQRPLLPGATLGVLGGGQLGRMFAHAAQAMGYFTAVLDPDADSPAGRISHHHVQTAYEDPDGLARLAALSDAVTTEFENVPAQALRMLGAERPVAPAADAVAIAQDRAQEKAHFVRCGVPCAPYAVIETAGQLEAVPAGLLPGILKTARLGYDGKGQSRVGTPAELAAAWNGMGGVACVLEQRLPLAFECSVIVARGRDGACVHLPVQRNLHRDGILAVTEVHEGNVPDAVAKQAVVAAKSIADGLTYVGVLCVEFFVLDDGALVVNEIAPRPHNSGHYSQNACDVSQFELQVRAMAGLPLVQPRQHSAAVMLNLLGDLWFAQGAAARTPAWEAVLALPGTHLHLYGKADAKPGRKMGHLNITAPTAGAARATALQAAALLGIAPF